A DNA window from Vigna unguiculata cultivar IT97K-499-35 chromosome 10, ASM411807v1, whole genome shotgun sequence contains the following coding sequences:
- the LOC114165446 gene encoding putative disease resistance RPP13-like protein 1, with product HRSRTNPVYCNQFLSFLRNSHLFAVEILALAVVGGALLSAFIDVLFDRLASPEFVNYIRGKKPDKLLQKMKSQLLVVKVVLADAEKRQITDSNVKEWLDLLNDLVYEVDDLLDEVSTKVATKKEVSNPFSHLFKRNKVVSISKLEDIVGRLDEILKQKESLDLREIPVENNQSWKAQTTSLEDRYEIYGRDKDRETIMKLVLEDSSDGEEVSVIPIVGMGGVGKTTLTRSVYNDGNLNQIFELKAWVCVSDIFDIVKVTKTMIEEITQKPCKLSDLNSIQLDLLDKLKGKKFLIVLDDVWIEDCESWSSLTKPFIRGIRGSKVLMTTRNESVAAVVPFHSVKVYHLSKLSNEDCWSVFASHAFPLSEGSENRGALEKIGKEIVKKCNGLPLAAQSLGGMLRRKHDIRDWNNILESDIWELSESRCKIIPALRISYNYLPSHLKRCFVYCSLYPKDYEFHKDELIPLWMAEDLLKATKKGKTLEEVGHEYFDDLVSRSFFQCSSRRNWGSYFVMHDLMHDLATFLGREFYFRADELGKETKIDRKTRHLSFKRFSDSVLDTEVLDKVKFSRTFLPINFKDSPFNNEKATRIIVSLKYLRVLSFSYFQSQLALPDSIGELIHLRYLNLSGTSIATLPDSLCNLNNLQTLMLSSCLNLTKLPSAMQNLVNLRHLEIIGTPIKEMPKRMGKLNQLQNLDIYIVGKHVENSIKELGGIPNLHGYFCIKNLENVTKGEEALEARIMEKKHINTLRLEWSACNDNCTEFQIELDVLSNLQPHQDLKWLSISGYKGTRFPEWIGNFSYQNMTNLSLRNCKSCCKLPSLGQLPSLKKLEISDMNSVKTIDAGFYKKEDCSSMIPFPSLESLHIYDMPCWEEWSGFDSKAFPVLKVLYIFSCPKLKGDLPNHLPALGKLRITNCELLVSSVPRAPTLQVLEILESNKLAFDVFPLMVESIEIKGRPMVESVMETITNIQPTCLRYLALEDCSSVIGLCIYFSYGRLPASLKNLHISGLKKLKFPMQQKHELLESLRMNNSCDSLTSLPLATFPNLIRLQITNCEYMESLSVLASESFKSLSSFDIGGCPNFVSFPGEGLCAPNLTRFSVYDCAKLKSLPYQMRTLLPKMEYLNISNCQQIEWFPGGGMPPNLRTLDLRNCEKLLSGLEWMDMVTSLNVHGPCDAINSFPKEGLLPPSLTSLSLIDLSSLKTLECKGLLHLSSLQQLQIQNCKKLENIAGERLPVSLLKLSIGGCPLLQKLCHKKDRQIWPKICHVRGIKIDGRWI from the exons CATCGGTCAAGAACCAACCCAGTTTACTGCAACCAATTCCTTTCCTTTCTGAGAAATAGTCACTTGTTTGCTGTTGAAATCTTGGCACTAGCTGTGGTAGGTGGTGCACTCCTTTCTGCTTTCATTGACGTTCTTTTTGACAGACTAGCTTCCCCTGAGTTCGTCAACTACATCCGTGGAAAGAAGCCTGACAAATTGCTTCAAAAGATGAAGAGCCAGCTGCTTGTGGTTAAAGTTGTGCTTGCTGATGCTGAGAAGAGACAAATCACCGACTCCAATGTCAAAGAGTGGCTCGATCTTCTCAATGATCTTGTCTACGAGGTTGACGACTTGCTTGATGAAGTTTCTACTAAAGTTGCTACTAAAAAGGAGGTAAGCAATCCGTTTTCTCACCTTTTCAAAAGGAACAAAGTTGTTAGTATTAGTAAGTTGGAAGACATAGTGGGAAGGTTagatgaaattttaaaacaaaaggaGAGTCTTGATTTGAGAGAGATTCCAGTAGAGAACAACCAGTCATGGAAGGCTCAGACAACATCTTTGGAAGATCGGTATGAGATATACGGTAGGGATAAAGACAGAGAGACCATTATGAAGTTGGTGTTAGAGGATAGCAGTGATGGTGAAGAAGTGTCTGTGATACCTATAGTTGGCATGGGTGGGGTTGGAAAAACGACCTTGACCCGATCTGTGTACAACGATGGCAACTTGAATCAGATATTTGAATTGAAGGCATGGGTGTGTGTTTCTGATATATTTGATATTGTGAAGGTGACAAAAACTATGATAGAGGAAATTACTCAAAAGCCTTGTAAATTGAGTGATCTAAACTCAATTCAACTTGACTTGTTGGACAAACTGAAAGGTAAGAAATTCTTGATTGTCTTGGATGATGTTTGGATCGAGGATTGTGAAAGCTGGAGTAGTCTTACAAAACCATTTATAAGAGGGATTAGGGGAAGCAAAGTTCTCATGACAACACGCAATGAAAGTGTAGCCGCTGTAGTCCCTTTTCATAGTGTCAAAGTATATCATCTAAGCAAACTGTCAAATGAAGATTGTTGGTCAGTGTTTGCAAGCCATGCATTTCCTCTTTCTGAAGGCAGTGAGAATAGGGGAGCTCTAGAAAAGATAGGAAAGGAGATTGTTAAAAAGTGTAATGGGCTGCCATTAGCTGCACAGTCACTTGGAGGAATGTTGAGAAGAAAGCACGATATTAGGGATTGGAATAATATACTTGAAAGTGACATTTGGGAACTTTCTGAAAGTCGGTGTAAAATCATTCCAGCACTCAGGATTAGTTATAATTATCTTCCTTCACATTTAAAACGGTGTTTTGTGTATTGCTCACTGTACCCCAAGGATTACGAATTTCATAAAGATGAACTGATACCGCTGTGGATGGCTGAAGATCTTCTAAAAGCAACGAAGAAAGGAAAGACTTTGGAAGAAGTTGGACACGAGTATTTTGACGATTTGGTTTCGAGATCGTTTTTTCAATGTTCAAGTCGTCGAAATTGGGGTAGTTATTTTGTAATGCACGATCTCATGCATGATCTAGCAACATTCCTCGGCAGGGAATTCTATTTCCGAGCGGATGAACTTGGAAAAGAAACCAAAATTGATAGAAAGACTCGCCATTTGTCTTTTAAGAGATTTAGTGATTCGGTCTTAGATACTGAAGTTCTTGATAAGGTAAAATTTTCGAGAACTTTCTTGCCAATCAATTTTAAAGATTCTCCTTTCAACAATGAAAAGGCAACACGTATTATAGTGTCGCTCAAGTACTTGAGAGTCTTATCATTTTCCTACTTCCAAAGTCAGCTTGCTCTGCCTGATTCAATAGGTGAATTGATCCATTTGCGTTATTTAAATCTCTCTGGTACAAGTATAGCAACGTTGCCGGATTCATTGTGTAATCTGAACAACCTGCAGACTTTGATGTTGTCTAGTTGCTTAAATCTGACTAAGTTGCCCAGTGCCATGCAAAATCTTGTTAACTTGCGTCATCTTGAAATCATTGGTACTCCCATAAAAGAGATGCCTAAAAGAATGGGGAAACTAAATCAATTACAGAACTTGGATATCTATATTGTGGGCAAGCATGTAGAGAATAGCATCAAAGAACTGGGAGGAATTCCAAATCTGCATGGTTACTTTTGTATTAAGAACTTAGAGAATGTTACTAAAGGTGAAGAAGCACTAGAGGCAAGGATAATGGAAAAGAAGCACATCAACACTTTAAGATTGGAGTGGTCTGCATGTAACGACAATTGCACCGAATTCCAAATTGAATTAGATGTACTCAGCAATTTACAACCTCATCAAGACCTTAAATGGCTATCAATAAGCGGTTATAAAGGAACAAGATTTCCAGAATGGATCGGAAACTTTTCCTACCAAAATATGACAAATCTGTCTTTAAGAAATTGTAAAAGCTGTTGCAAGCTTCCTTCACTTGGGCAACTACCGTCTCTGAAGAAGCTCGAAATTTCAGATATGAACTCGGTGAAAACTATTGATGCAGGGTTTTATAAGAAGGAAGATTGTTCATCTATGATTCCCTTTCCCTCCCTTGAATCTCTACACATTTATGACATGCCTTGTTGGGAGGAATGGAGTGGGTTTGATTCAAAAGCTTTTCCCGTGCTTAaggttctttatatatttagcTGTCCCAAACTAAAGGGAGATTTACCAAATCACCTCCCTGCTTTGGGAAAACTCAGGATTACAAATTGCGAGCTTCTTGTCTCTTCTGTGCCAAGAGCTCCCACCCTTCAAGTATTAGAGATACTTGAAAGCAACAAATTAGCATTTGATGTGTTTCCTCTTATGGTAGAATCTATAGAGATAAAAGGAAGGCCAATGGTGGAGTCTGTGATGGAGACCATCACTAACATTCAACCTACTTGCCTCCGTTATTTGGCACTAGAGGATTGTTCTTCAGTGATaggtttatgtatatatttttcatatgg TCGTCTTCCTGCATCGCTAAAAAACCTGCACATCAGTGGTTTAAAGAAACTGAAATTCCCAATGCaacaaaaacatgaattattgGAATCACTAAGAATGAATAATAGTTGCGATTCACTGACGTCTCTCCCATTGGCCACCTTTCCAAATCTCATACGTCTGCAAATCACAAACTGTGAATATATGGAATCACTTTCTGTCTTAGCGTCAGAGTCGTTCAAGAGTTTGAGTTCTTTCGATATAGGCGGTTGCCCCAACTTTGTATCATTCCCGGGAGAAGGATTGTGTGCGCCCAATTTGACTCGGTTCAGTGTTTATGATTGTGCCAAGTTGAAGTCATTGCCCTATCAGATGAGAACTCTTCTCCCAAAGATGGAATATCTTAACATATCCAACTGCCAACAAATTGAGTGGTTTCCTGGAGGAGGTATGCCACCTAACTTAAGAACACTTGATCTCAGGAATTGTGAGAAACTACTGAGCGGCCTAGAATGGATGGACATGGTTACCTCTCTCAATGTCCATGGTCCATGTGATGCCATTAATTCCTTCCCAAAGGAGGGATTGTTGCCTCCCTCCCTTACATCTCTGTCTCTAATTGATTTGTCAAGTCTGAAGACGTTGGAGTGCAAAGGCCTTCTCCATCTCTCAtcactacaacaattgcaaattcaaaattgtaaaaagCTTGAGAATATTGCTGGAGAAAGATTGCCTGTCTCTCTACTTAAATTAAGCATAGGGGGATGTCCCTTGTTGCAAAAACTGTGCCACAAAAAGGACCGTCAAATTTGGCCTAAAATCTGCCATGTCCGTGGGATAAAGATTGACGGTAGATGGATTTAG